A single region of the Hyphomicrobiales bacterium genome encodes:
- the cysK gene encoding cysteine synthase A — protein MADKSSASTTGPGRGRVYDSITETIGDTPLVRLHRLEQERGLKARLLAKLEFFNPIASVKDRIGVNMIAALEEQGLIKPGATLIEPTSGNTGIALAFVAAARGYRLILVMPETMSIERRKMLSLLGAELELTPGPQGMRGAINRAEELKASIPGSIIPQQFHNPANPDIHRRTTAEEIWNDTKGDVDIIVAGVGTGGTITGIGQVLKPRKPSLHVVAVEPEDSPVLSGGQPGPHKIQGIGAGFVPEVLDRSVIDEVVTVGNQTAFDTARLLARSEGIPVGISAGAALAAALEVAARPESAGKTIVLIVPDFAERYLSTALFEGL, from the coding sequence ATGGCGGACAAATCGAGCGCATCCACCACGGGACCGGGCCGCGGCCGCGTATATGACTCCATTACCGAGACGATCGGCGACACCCCGCTCGTGCGGCTTCATCGCCTGGAACAGGAGCGGGGCCTGAAGGCCCGCCTGCTTGCCAAGCTTGAGTTCTTCAACCCGATCGCGAGTGTGAAGGACCGCATCGGCGTCAATATGATCGCGGCCCTGGAAGAGCAGGGCCTCATCAAGCCGGGCGCGACACTGATCGAGCCGACCTCCGGCAATACGGGCATCGCGCTCGCCTTTGTCGCGGCCGCCCGTGGTTACCGCCTCATTCTGGTGATGCCGGAGACGATGTCGATCGAGCGACGCAAGATGCTGTCGCTGCTTGGCGCGGAACTCGAGCTGACACCCGGCCCCCAGGGCATGCGCGGCGCCATCAACCGTGCCGAGGAACTGAAGGCCTCGATCCCCGGCTCGATCATTCCGCAGCAGTTCCATAACCCGGCGAATCCGGACATTCACCGGCGCACGACGGCGGAAGAGATCTGGAACGACACCAAGGGCGACGTCGATATCATCGTCGCCGGTGTTGGCACCGGTGGCACGATCACCGGCATCGGCCAGGTGTTGAAGCCGCGCAAGCCCTCCCTTCATGTCGTCGCGGTCGAGCCGGAGGACTCCCCCGTGCTGTCGGGCGGCCAGCCCGGCCCCCACAAGATCCAGGGCATCGGCGCCGGCTTCGTGCCGGAGGTCCTGGACCGTTCGGTGATCGACGAGGTCGTCACGGTCGGCAATCAGACTGCCTTTGACACCGCACGCCTGCTGGCGCGGTCGGAAGGCATCCCGGTCGGCATTTCCGCGGGTGCCGCGCTTGCGGCGGCGCTGGAAGTCGCGGCCCGTCCGGAATCGGCCGGCAAGACGATCGTGCTGATCGTTCCCGATTTCGCCGAACGCTATCTCTCGACCGCCTTGTTCGAAGGGCTGTAA
- the pnp gene encoding polynucleotide phosphorylase has translation MFDIQREEINWGGTTLTLETGRIARQADGAVLATYGETTVLATVVAAKEPKPGIDFMPLTVNYQEKAYAAGRIPGGYFKREGRPSEKETLVSRLIDRPIRPLFLDGWRNDTQVIITVLTHDLENDPDIVSMVAASAALTLSGVPFTGPVGAARVGYIKGEYKLNPAVTEKEASDLDLVVAGTADAVLMVESEAKELSEEVMLGAVMFGHNAFQPVIEAIIRLAEKAAKEPRDIAAPDVSEVEKAVLEIAEADLRAAYQIVDKQSRYAAVDAAKAKVVAALLPEEGEARFPAEQVKSVFKEVQAKIVRWNILDSGIRIDGRDVKTVRPIVSEVGLLPRTHGSALFTRGETQALVVATLGTGDDEQFVDSLEGTYKETFLLHYNFPPYSVGETGRMGSPGRREIGHGKLAWRAVHPMLPPHHEFPYTLRVVSEITESNGSSSMATVCGTSLSLMDAGVPLRRPVAGIAMGLILEGERFAVLSDILGDEDHLGDMDFKVAGTDQGITALQMDIKIAGITEEIMKVALNQAKGGRLHILGEMGKALTSARAELGEYAPRIETIKIPQDKIREVIGSGGKVIREIVEKTGAKIDIGDDGTVKVASSDGKSITAAINWIKGIAAEPELNAIYEGTVVKTTDFGAFVNFFGSRDGLVHISQLAGQRVQKVTDVVKEGQKVKVKLLGFDERGKVRLSMKAVDQETGEDLEAKQKEGSAE, from the coding sequence AAACGACGGTTCTCGCGACGGTTGTCGCGGCCAAGGAGCCGAAGCCCGGCATCGATTTCATGCCGCTCACCGTCAACTACCAGGAAAAGGCCTATGCCGCCGGCCGCATTCCCGGTGGCTATTTCAAGCGCGAAGGCCGTCCCTCCGAAAAGGAGACCCTGGTCTCCCGCTTGATCGATCGCCCGATCCGCCCGCTCTTTCTCGACGGCTGGCGCAATGACACCCAGGTCATTATCACCGTGCTCACCCACGACCTGGAGAACGACCCCGACATCGTATCGATGGTCGCGGCTTCCGCCGCACTGACCCTGTCGGGTGTGCCCTTCACCGGGCCGGTCGGCGCGGCGCGCGTCGGCTATATCAAGGGCGAGTACAAGCTCAATCCAGCCGTCACCGAGAAAGAGGCCTCTGACCTCGACCTCGTCGTCGCCGGCACGGCCGATGCCGTGCTGATGGTGGAATCGGAAGCCAAGGAGCTTTCGGAAGAGGTGATGCTCGGCGCCGTGATGTTCGGTCACAACGCCTTCCAGCCGGTGATCGAGGCCATCATCCGCCTCGCCGAGAAGGCCGCGAAAGAGCCGCGCGACATCGCCGCTCCGGACGTCTCGGAAGTCGAGAAGGCGGTTCTCGAGATCGCCGAGGCCGATCTGCGCGCCGCCTATCAGATCGTCGACAAGCAGAGCCGCTATGCCGCGGTCGACGCCGCCAAGGCCAAGGTCGTTGCGGCCCTTCTTCCGGAGGAAGGCGAGGCGCGTTTCCCGGCCGAGCAGGTCAAGTCCGTCTTCAAGGAAGTTCAGGCGAAGATCGTGCGCTGGAACATCCTCGACAGCGGCATCCGCATCGACGGCCGCGACGTGAAGACCGTCCGCCCGATCGTCTCGGAAGTCGGCCTCCTGCCGCGCACCCACGGCTCCGCCCTCTTCACCCGTGGCGAGACGCAGGCCCTCGTGGTCGCGACGCTGGGCACCGGTGACGACGAGCAGTTCGTCGACTCGCTGGAAGGCACCTACAAGGAAACCTTCCTGCTTCACTACAACTTCCCGCCCTACTCCGTCGGCGAGACGGGCCGCATGGGTTCGCCCGGCCGCCGCGAGATCGGCCATGGCAAGCTCGCCTGGCGCGCCGTGCATCCGATGCTGCCGCCGCACCACGAGTTCCCCTACACGCTGCGCGTCGTCTCGGAGATCACCGAGTCCAACGGCTCGTCCTCGATGGCCACCGTCTGCGGCACCTCGCTGTCACTGATGGATGCGGGCGTGCCGCTGCGTCGCCCCGTCGCCGGCATCGCCATGGGATTGATCCTGGAAGGCGAGCGCTTCGCCGTGCTGTCCGACATCCTGGGCGATGAGGACCATCTCGGCGACATGGACTTTAAGGTGGCCGGCACCGACCAGGGCATCACCGCCCTGCAGATGGACATCAAGATCGCCGGCATCACCGAGGAGATCATGAAGGTCGCCCTCAACCAGGCCAAGGGCGGTCGTCTGCACATCCTCGGCGAAATGGGCAAGGCGCTGACCTCGGCCCGCGCCGAGCTCGGTGAATATGCCCCGCGCATCGAAACCATCAAGATTCCGCAGGACAAGATCCGCGAAGTCATCGGTTCCGGCGGCAAGGTCATCCGCGAGATCGTCGAGAAGACGGGCGCCAAGATCGACATCGGCGACGACGGCACCGTCAAGGTCGCTTCGTCGGATGGGAAGTCCATCACCGCCGCGATCAACTGGATCAAGGGCATCGCTGCCGAGCCCGAGCTGAACGCGATCTATGAAGGCACAGTGGTGAAGACCACGGACTTCGGCGCCTTCGTGAACTTCTTCGGCTCCCGCGATGGCCTCGTCCACATCTCCCAGCTCGCCGGACAGCGCGTTCAGAAGGTGACGGACGTGGTCAAGGAAGGCCAGAAGGTCAAGGTCAAGCTCCTCGGCTTCGACGAGCGCGGCAAGGTGCGCCTCTCCATGAAGGCGGTGGACCAGGAGACCGGCGAGGATCTCGAGGCCAAGCAGAAGGAAGGCAGCGCCGAGTAA